TTCACAGGAGCCCCAATCACCCCATAATCCTTACACCGCACCACAGTGACATCTACCAGCCTGGGGGGGGGACTCGTGACCTCCCACCCGGGCACTACCGGCACTCGGCTGCACAGGGAGGGCTCAGTGAACAGTGACTGGACCCCATTATGACTCCAAGCCCTATCCCGCCAGCTTCCAGGGCCTGACCTGGTACGTGTCCACGTCAAAGAAACTCTGATAGTAGCCAAAGGTCCAGAATCCAGGCTGCTGCTTCTCCTGCAGGAGCTGCGCGGCACAGGCTTTCAGTGGCTGCCCTTACAGcctgggcagagggtgggggcggggcggaggcaGGGCACGGGCACTTTTGTGACTCACCGCTGTCTTGTCGCTCTCTTCGACCTCTTCCTCGGCTCCATAGCTACCACCTGAGTCCACAGCCACAGCCACGTGCCCCTGTGGGGTCAGCTGACCACTTCCGCTGGTAGTGACCGCATCTGGGGTCTCGGCCAGCAGATTAGAGGCTTCCTCGAACTCTGTCGAGAAGGAATACGAGCCACAGGTAGGTTTTAGGTGTCAGGACAGTCTGGTTTGGCCCATTGCTCATCTGGGGGCCAAGACTCCCAACCGGGGCCACCTAACCCTTCCCTCCAACTACGGTCCCAGCTTCCTAAATTTGGCGGGAGTTAGAAGGTGTGGTCTCGCACGCCTACAACTTAAGCCTGGTGCTGGGATGGGGTCAGGTCTGGGAGAGAAGCTTTGCTTTGAGATCTGAGTTCAGGGTTGGAGCGGGGTTCGAGTCAGGAATGGGTGTCAGGTCGGGGTCAGGGTTCACAGCTGACTGGGGATTCAGATTACACGGCAATCAGATCTTGGGTGGGAGGTTCCGGCCGGCGGAGGGAGTAGGAGCTCGGGCCAGGTCGCGGCCGCACTTACCGTGGAAGGCCAGCTCGTCAGCCGCTGCCATGGTCACCCAGGGGCGTCACCGCATCCCGCTCTGAGGACAGAAGCCAATGACGCCCGCCCCCAACCCAATTAATGCGgtgccctccctcaccccaccgATGTCTATCCCTCAGCACCGAGCCCAGCCTGGCAGCTAAGGGCACCgagcctcgggggggggggggggttgaactcgccgcccccgccccacaggtgcaccccgcccccctcacctGAGGCTCCCTCGGGCGGCGTGGCCCAGACTCTCTGCGCCTGCGCGGCCCGCCTACCCGCCGCAGCCGGCCCCGCTCAAACCAGACAGCAACATCCGGCACCGTGTCCGTCTTCTATCCTCTTCCGACGGGAAGCCACTTCCGGCGCGCTTGACGCTTCCGCAGGAGAGACACCCCCCTTCACCCCCGCCCGGGgccttttccttctcattcccgGCGTTTCTCGTCGGAACAGGGACGCCAAGCCGGAAGAGGATGGCGGCGGCCGCTCTGAAAAGATTTTGGTCCCGAAACCGTGAAGACCCTGGGGGCCCAGCGGCCGCGAAGCCCGGCGTGTGGGCGCGGTTGGGTGAGTAGCGGCGGGAGGCGGCGGGGTGGGTGGCCGCAGCGGCCCGCCGTCACCGCGTCTATCCCGCTTCCCTCCCCCCAGGCTCCTGGGCCCGCGTACTGCTCCGAGACTACGCGGAGGCCTGCGGggacgcggcggcggcggcgcgggcccGGCCCGGGCGGGCGGCCGCGTACGTGGGGCTGCTGGGCGGCGCGGCGGCCTGCTGCGCGCTGGCGCCCGGCGAGGCGGCCTTCGAGGAGGCGCTGCTCGACGCGTCGGGGACCCTCTTGCTGCTGGCCCCGGCCACCCGCAACCGCGTCTCCGAGGGCCACGTGCAGCGGCTGCTCTGGCTTCGGGGCCGCGGCCGCCTCCGCCACGTGAGCCTGGGCCTGTGCTCGCTCGTGTACGAGGCGCCCGTCGACGCCCAGGCCAGCCTCTACCAGGCCCGCTGCCGCTACCTGCAGCCCCGCTGGGCCGACTTCCCGGACCGGATCCTGGACGTGGGCTTCGTGGGCCGCTGGTGGGTGCTGGCCGGCCGCATGCGCGACTGCGACGTTAACGACGACGAGTTCCTCCACCTGCCGGCCCACCTGCGCGTCGTCGGGCCCCATCAGCTGCGCTCCGAGACCAACGAGCGGCTCTTCGACGAGAAGTACGAGCCCGTGGTGCTCACCGACGACCAGGTGGACCAGGCGCTGTGGGAGGAGCAGGTCTtgcagaaggagaagaaggacCGACTCGCCCTCAGCCAGGCCGACTCCCTGGTGCGGCCCGAGGGGCCCAGATGAAACCCCGGGCCTGGGTCGGGTCCGGGCTCCGAGCCCCGGCGGCTTGTGTGGCCCGGAGCGCACGGCCGCTGCGAGCCGGGGAAGCAAATGCTGTGCAGAGCGCGCTCTCCCTGCGTTTTCGCCACCTTTCTAGAAGgccgctctccctctccccctccccttgttCCTTGTTAGCTGAAGCGGTTGCGGAGCCCTCTGGGTCAGGGAGGGCCCAGCGGTAAGACGGTGGAGTTGATCGCTGCGCTGCGAGCGTTCGGTGTGAGCCCTTTGTGTAAATGAACTTTTCGTGGAGTCTCACAGCCCCTCGCCCGAGGGATCCTAGTGTCGAGTGACTCCGGCGCTCTCCTAAGactattcagatttttattttaagcttggCAACGTTCTTTTCGTTGTCCTAAGTGtctctatttgaaaataaagttaaaaaattactaGTCTCAGAGGAAAGTGGGAAAATACCACAGGCATCCtacgccccctgcccccagggtaCCCCAAATGGTAATGTTTGACAGGAAGCCACACCCCACCCGGAGACTGCAGTGGGAGGACTGCAGACTTCACAGGACAGCATTTTGCAAAAACCAACACCAAACTTTTTACCACCTAGGACAGTGATGTCAAAATGACGCAGAAGGggaaaacattatttaatttgGAATTATTTATGGAATCATAGATTCTGTTTATATTTCAGAAACCCTGAAAACCCAGAATCCTGTGGAATGGGATGTGTTAGTGTACAAAGGTTAGGATGACCCTCCTTTACAGATACAGGAATGAGACTACCTCTGTCACCCGCGTGGTTTGTGGCTGCTTGATAAAACCTTGAGATGAAACAACTGTCGTTGTTGGGATGTTTGTGTTACTGCGTTCGGCCATTTAGTTTTGGTACTTCTAGACCTTCCATTCATGCTCCGGGTGCCGGACACACAGTAATTTTTATGTccttatttttgggacagtggAGCATCTTGTACGTCAGCATCTTCACTTTACAGCAGAAAAAGTGAGGTTCAAaaagtccatttttttctgagcacttgggtggctcagtcagttaggtgtccgactcaggtcatgatctcacggttcatgggttccagccctgcgtcaggctctgtgctgccagctcaaagcctggcgcctgcttcagattctgtgtctccctctctctgcccctatcgtgctcacgctttctctcaaaaataaacagacattaaaaaatttttaaaggggcgcctgggtggctcagtcagttgagcgtccgacttcggctcaggtcatgatctcacagtccgtgagtttgagccccacgttgggctctgtgctgacagctcagagcctggagcctgtttcagattctgtgtctccatccctctctgaacctcccccgttcatgctgtctcaaaaaaatcaataaaggttaaaaaattaaaaaaaaaaaaaatttaaaaagtgattttttttttccaagactgtggcagagccaggattcaaactgcAACTCCCAACCCTGTGCCTTAATCCTCGAACTCGGGATGCTATTTTTTGATCCTAACAGCATCCTGCTAGAAATTATTAAATGTTGCTCTCACTAGCCATAGATAAATACACGAATAGAAATTCTGCATACGGAATAAATTTTAAGTGAatataaaaaaatgcaataaGCACAAAAGACAAAGGATACTAAGTTATAATCCTATATGATTACCTGCAGAAATTTCTGGGCCTAAATCCTGATGTCTTCGTTAAAGAGATATCGGCCAACTTCAGGGAAAGTTCTAAGACACACTGGCATCCAAGTGAGATGTGTTCCTTAGTATGATCAGAAGTTCTGGAAGAGAACTGCACAGCTTCATTGCTTGAGGTGGTTATTAAATGccacttctggggcacctgagtggttcagtcggttaagcatctgactcgggctcaggtcatgatctaacggttcttgagtttgagtcccgcattgggctctgtgctgacagctcagagcctggagcgtattttagattctgtgtctccctctctctgccccttccctgctcgtgctctctcgctcaaaaaaaaaagaaaaaaaaaattgaaataagaaaTAGGGTTTTAATGTTTAAGTCTCAGCTTTCATACTGGTTTTGTAACTGACCGGGGCTAGAacagtttcagaagaaaaaaggCGAACAAACTGTAAAGGAAGTAAAACTGATACTGTTTGCAGATAATGTATTATTTACAGAAATCTCTAAAGACCCCATGAAAAAACggatagaataaatgaattcactaatGTTGAAAGATACAAAATGCAAGAAGTCTGTTGTATTTCCatacattaataatgaacaaattaagaaaacaatctaattTACAAGTGGATCAAAACAACacctagggggcgcctgggtggctcagtcggttaagcggccgacttcggctcaggtcatgatctcgcgttccgtgagttcgagccccgcgtcgggctctgtgctgaccgctcggagcctggagcctgtttcagattctgtgtctccctctctctgaccctcccccgttcatgctctgtctctcggtctcaaaaataaataaatgttaaaaacaaaaacaaaaaaaaccacctaggaataaatttaaccaagaaggtgaaagaccttccttaaccaaggaagtgaaaactttaagacatttatgaaaaatctGAAGACACAGATAAATGTGAAGATATACGgtgctcatggatgggaagaatattgttaaaatgtccatattcccgggcacctgggtggctcagttggttgagtgtctgacttcggctcaggtttgtgagtttgagccccacatcgggctcgctgtggtcaatgcagagcctgcttgggatcctctgtcccccctctcccaCTGATTCTCtttctaaagaaataaacattaaaaaaaaaaaaaatccatattcccCCAAACAATCTGCAACCCTACCAAAACTCCAATGGcatttcacaggaaaaaaaaaatcctaaaatttatagggaaccccaaatagccaaagtaatctcagggaggaacaaagctggaggcgtcATGCTTCCTGATGAAGTATGTTGCCAAGGTATAGTATTCAAAACGGCATGGTATCAGTATCATACAGACACAGCTCAATGGAaccagagagcccagaaataaacctacgaatatatggtcaattgatttataacaaaggagccaagaacacaCAGTGGGTAGAGagcagtctcttcagtaaatggtgttgggaaaaccagacaaccacattcaaaaaaaaacgaaacagggccactatcttacaccacataccaaaagtaattcaaaatggattaaagaacaggagacctgaaaccataaaactagaagaGAACATACGCAGGAAGCTCCTTGACATCGGTCTTGGTGACgaatttttgg
This sequence is a window from Prionailurus bengalensis isolate Pbe53 chromosome A2, Fcat_Pben_1.1_paternal_pri, whole genome shotgun sequence. Protein-coding genes within it:
- the TIMM29 gene encoding mitochondrial import inner membrane translocase subunit Tim29 codes for the protein MAAAALKRFWSRNREDPGGPAAAKPGVWARLGSWARVLLRDYAEACGDAAAAARARPGRAAAYVGLLGGAAACCALAPGEAAFEEALLDASGTLLLLAPATRNRVSEGHVQRLLWLRGRGRLRHVSLGLCSLVYEAPVDAQASLYQARCRYLQPRWADFPDRILDVGFVGRWWVLAGRMRDCDVNDDEFLHLPAHLRVVGPHQLRSETNERLFDEKYEPVVLTDDQVDQALWEEQVLQKEKKDRLALSQADSLVRPEGPR